The Immundisolibacter cernigliae genome has a window encoding:
- a CDS encoding BLUF domain-containing protein, producing the protein MLVRLLYASRASGPVTQDTLDAILAESRRNNPALGITGILCHGGDVYMQVLEGGREAVNTLYNRIVRDARHDPVTLLHYQEITERRFAGWTMGQVNLHKVNPSILLKYSEKPQLDPFVTPGCAAMALLEELMATAQIVGRTG; encoded by the coding sequence ATGCTCGTTCGATTGCTCTATGCCAGCCGCGCCAGCGGCCCGGTGACCCAGGACACCCTGGACGCCATCCTGGCCGAATCCCGCCGCAACAACCCGGCCCTGGGCATTACCGGCATCCTGTGCCATGGCGGGGACGTTTACATGCAGGTACTGGAGGGCGGCCGGGAGGCCGTGAACACGCTCTACAACCGCATCGTGCGCGACGCCCGCCACGACCCGGTCACCCTGCTCCACTACCAGGAAATCACCGAGCGCCGCTTCGCCGGCTGGACCATGGGCCAGGTCAACCTGCACAAGGTCAACCCGTCGATCCTGCTCAAGTACTCCGAGAAGCCGCAGCTGGACCCGTTCGTCACGCCCGGCTGCGCGGCCATGGCGCTGCTGGAGGAACTGATGGCCACGGCGCAGATCGTCGGGCGGACGGGCTGA
- a CDS encoding Rieske 2Fe-2S domain-containing protein gives MRREENDLLTRTDAGTPMGELFRRYWLPALTCDELPHPDCPPVRVPLLGERLIAIRDSSGRSAILQEACPHRQASLYFGRCEDGGIRCAYHGWKFDADGQCLDIPSEPAVSRAREQIRVQAYPTLERGGVVWVYMGPPELMPAPPELEWATLPPYNLFVTRRLQECNYLQTMEGGLDSSHLSWLHRGTISSDPVLGTGRAGTDSSILGIIAADRNPRYDSVRTAGGLLLGARRMAGEGLYYWRITQFLMPCFNIIAPTGDLTLNAQAWVPLDDHNCWSWAVNYYVDKPLGEAEREAMRRGGGLHVEFVPGTHQSAANRGNDYHLDRAAQRGGDNFTGIPSFAMQDTAVQESQGRIADRTLEHLVSSDDGIIVTRRLLLDAARDNQAGRPIPGLGPQTQAVRAGSLIVPQADLKQVDTAPLRPLARDQRDWAADGNAE, from the coding sequence ATGCGCCGCGAAGAAAACGATCTGCTCACGCGCACCGACGCGGGCACACCCATGGGCGAGCTGTTCCGGCGCTACTGGCTGCCGGCGCTGACCTGCGATGAACTGCCGCACCCGGATTGCCCGCCGGTGCGCGTGCCGCTGCTGGGCGAGCGACTGATTGCCATTCGGGACAGCAGCGGCCGGTCCGCCATCCTGCAGGAAGCCTGCCCGCACCGGCAGGCATCGCTGTATTTCGGCCGCTGTGAAGACGGCGGCATCCGCTGCGCCTACCACGGCTGGAAGTTCGACGCCGACGGACAGTGCCTGGACATTCCGTCCGAACCGGCGGTCAGCCGCGCCCGGGAACAGATCCGCGTGCAGGCCTACCCGACCCTGGAGCGCGGTGGCGTGGTGTGGGTCTACATGGGGCCACCGGAACTGATGCCCGCGCCGCCGGAACTCGAATGGGCCACCCTGCCGCCGTACAACCTGTTCGTGACCCGCCGCCTGCAGGAGTGCAACTACCTGCAAACCATGGAAGGCGGCCTGGATTCCAGCCACCTGTCGTGGCTGCACCGGGGCACCATCAGCAGCGACCCGGTGCTGGGCACGGGCCGGGCCGGCACCGATTCGAGCATCCTGGGCATCATCGCCGCCGATCGCAACCCGCGCTATGACAGCGTGCGCACGGCCGGTGGGCTGTTGCTGGGCGCGCGGCGGATGGCCGGCGAGGGGCTCTACTACTGGCGCATCACGCAGTTCCTGATGCCCTGTTTCAACATCATCGCGCCGACTGGCGACCTGACCCTGAACGCCCAGGCCTGGGTGCCGCTGGACGACCACAACTGCTGGTCGTGGGCGGTGAACTACTACGTCGACAAGCCGCTGGGCGAGGCGGAGCGCGAGGCGATGCGCCGCGGCGGCGGCCTGCACGTGGAATTCGTGCCCGGCACACACCAGAGCGCCGCCAACCGGGGCAACGACTACCACCTGGACCGGGCGGCGCAGCGCGGTGGCGACAATTTCACCGGCATCCCCAGCTTCGCCATGCAGGACACGGCAGTGCAGGAAAGCCAGGGCCGCATCGCCGACCGCACGCTGGAACATCTGGTGTCCAGCGATGACGGCATCATCGTCACCCGCCGGTTGTTGCTGGACGCCGCCCGCGACAATCAGGCCGGCAGGCCGATTCCGGGTCTGGGGCCGCAGACCCAGGCGGTGCGGGCCGGGTCGCTCATCGTGCCGCAAGCGGACCTGAAGCAGGTCGACACGGCGCCACTGCGACCGCTTGCCCGGGATCAGCGGGACTGGGCTGCCGATGGAAACGCTGAATAA
- a CDS encoding alkane 1-monooxygenase, protein MDTLRYCTSLLVIAIATAGLAVGGIGAWTGVGLFLLLALLDSALPRDYRRRNIHYPAMVRALPYLHYPALLAFWMVFGWQLGSGAIGGWHILGGVLSVGVWNGLIGLATAHELMHGKTLLARTGADLIGTCYGIPITDLGHVHVHHIHLDTPLDGDTPRRGESLYRFVLRSVVAQIGATFELEFAYLKKIGKSPWSPRGRLFWGVMFELGFAAGFVYLAGWIGLPILLLTWVLGFTVMADYNYVQHYGLVRVPGAPIRPHHAWNHLRPLSRVLAYEITTHSEHHLNADVSYVSLTPMPDAPQMPSLLVCFLASTVPPLWDRLIARPRLQYWDRHFASAEEKELARQANQAAGWAA, encoded by the coding sequence ATGGACACCCTTCGCTACTGCACCAGCCTGCTGGTCATCGCCATCGCCACGGCGGGTCTTGCCGTGGGCGGCATCGGCGCCTGGACCGGCGTCGGCCTGTTTCTGCTGCTGGCACTGCTGGACAGCGCCCTGCCGCGCGACTATCGGCGCCGCAACATCCACTACCCCGCCATGGTCCGCGCCTTGCCGTACCTGCACTATCCGGCGCTGCTGGCGTTCTGGATGGTGTTTGGATGGCAGCTTGGCAGCGGCGCCATCGGCGGCTGGCACATTCTGGGCGGGGTGCTGTCGGTGGGCGTGTGGAACGGCCTGATTGGCCTTGCCACGGCGCACGAGCTGATGCACGGCAAGACGCTGCTGGCCCGCACCGGGGCGGACCTGATCGGCACCTGCTACGGCATTCCGATTACCGACCTTGGGCACGTGCACGTGCACCACATTCATCTGGACACGCCGCTGGATGGCGACACGCCCAGGCGCGGCGAGTCGTTGTATCGCTTCGTGCTGCGCTCGGTGGTGGCGCAGATCGGCGCCACGTTCGAGCTTGAATTCGCGTACCTGAAAAAAATCGGCAAATCGCCGTGGTCGCCGCGTGGCAGGCTGTTCTGGGGCGTGATGTTCGAGCTTGGCTTTGCGGCCGGCTTCGTTTATCTGGCCGGCTGGATCGGCCTGCCGATTCTGCTGCTGACCTGGGTGCTCGGCTTCACGGTGATGGCGGACTACAACTACGTGCAGCACTACGGCCTGGTGCGGGTGCCGGGCGCCCCCATCAGGCCCCACCACGCCTGGAACCACCTGCGGCCGTTAAGCCGCGTGCTGGCGTACGAAATCACCACCCATTCCGAGCACCACCTGAACGCGGACGTGAGCTACGTGTCGCTGACGCCGATGCCGGACGCGCCGCAGATGCCAAGCCTGCTGGTGTGCTTTCTGGCCAGCACCGTGCCGCCGCTGTGGGACCGGCTGATTGCCAGGCCGCGCCTGCAGTACTGGGACCGGCATTTCGCCTCGGCCGAGGAAAAGGAGCTGGCACGGCAGGCCAACCAGGCCGCCGGCTGGGCAGCCTGA
- a CDS encoding LLM class flavin-dependent oxidoreductase encodes MKFFNFHLMPYADMDVSLIREHGSAWVTFPNRHYDPKVGAALYNRYLDELEYADRLGFDGVCVNEHHQTPYGLMPVPGVMAGALARSVKRAKIAILGRALPLVNNPLNIAEEFAMLDNICHGRFIAGFVRGIGAEYHSTGVNPAESLARFQEAHDLIIRAWTEPGPFEFDGEYYHYKYVNLWPRPYQDPHPPVWVPSQGSAETIAWAARHRYTYCQTLGAIKTVAGFFNKYREEADKVGYAATWDQCAWSTTIYVAETDEQALREAGPHAEAIQNEFLRMPLEMLLPPGYTSLESFRHIQPDMIGKPQTVRSLNDAGVIIIGSPSTVRERLAAYQELAGFNTVLVKTQFGTLPADMTRRNMEAIAREVLPYFQETAAGPA; translated from the coding sequence ATGAAGTTCTTCAATTTTCACCTCATGCCCTACGCGGACATGGATGTCAGCCTGATCCGCGAACACGGCAGCGCCTGGGTCACGTTCCCGAACCGCCATTACGATCCGAAGGTCGGCGCGGCGCTCTACAACCGGTACCTGGACGAACTCGAATACGCCGACCGGCTCGGCTTCGACGGCGTATGCGTCAACGAGCACCACCAGACCCCGTACGGCCTGATGCCGGTGCCCGGCGTCATGGCAGGCGCCCTGGCGCGCAGCGTCAAGCGGGCGAAGATCGCCATCCTGGGCCGCGCCCTGCCGCTGGTGAACAACCCGCTGAACATCGCCGAAGAATTCGCGATGCTGGACAACATCTGCCACGGTCGCTTCATCGCCGGCTTCGTGCGCGGCATCGGCGCCGAGTACCACTCCACGGGCGTCAATCCGGCCGAGTCGCTGGCGCGTTTTCAGGAAGCCCACGACCTGATCATCCGCGCCTGGACCGAGCCCGGGCCGTTCGAGTTCGACGGCGAGTACTACCACTACAAGTACGTGAACCTTTGGCCGCGGCCCTACCAGGACCCGCACCCGCCGGTGTGGGTGCCCTCGCAGGGCTCGGCCGAGACCATCGCCTGGGCGGCCCGCCACCGCTACACCTACTGCCAGACGCTGGGCGCCATCAAGACCGTGGCCGGTTTTTTCAACAAGTACCGGGAAGAAGCCGACAAGGTCGGTTACGCCGCAACCTGGGACCAGTGCGCCTGGTCGACCACTATCTACGTGGCCGAGACCGACGAGCAGGCGCTGCGCGAGGCCGGTCCGCACGCCGAGGCGATCCAGAACGAGTTCCTGCGCATGCCGCTGGAGATGCTGCTGCCGCCCGGCTACACGTCGCTGGAGTCGTTCCGGCACATCCAGCCGGACATGATCGGCAAGCCGCAGACCGTGCGCTCGCTCAACGACGCCGGCGTCATCATCATCGGCAGCCCGAGCACGGTGCGCGAGCGCCTGGCTGCCTATCAGGAGCTGGCCGGTTTCAACACCGTGCTGGTCAAGACCCAGTTCGGCACCCTGCCGGCCGACATGACGCGCCGCAACATGGAGGCGATCGCGCGCGAGGTGCTGCCGTATTTTCAGGAGACCGCGGCCGGCCCGGCGTAG
- a CDS encoding aromatic-ring-hydroxylating dioxygenase subunit beta yields the protein MEKHATGEPVDDREYRQIHEFLDDEVEALDSRDYDGWLAMLTPDIRYVAPPRGFYERGRERRIGLENPYLDETIGSLQIRINQQKEALNTVAENPYTFVRRFVTSVRARRGQVAGDYRVVSNALVVRTRPTDQVPQLVSARRDDVLRRVDGQLKLAARTIYFDHNVFHTGNLAFFV from the coding sequence ATGGAAAAGCACGCCACCGGCGAGCCGGTCGACGACCGCGAATACCGCCAGATTCATGAGTTTCTGGACGACGAAGTGGAAGCCCTGGACAGCCGCGACTACGACGGCTGGCTGGCCATGCTGACGCCGGACATCCGCTACGTGGCCCCGCCGCGCGGTTTTTACGAGCGCGGACGCGAACGGCGGATTGGTCTTGAAAATCCGTACCTGGACGAGACCATCGGCAGCCTGCAGATCCGCATCAACCAGCAGAAAGAGGCCCTCAACACGGTGGCGGAAAACCCGTACACGTTCGTGCGCCGTTTCGTGACCAGCGTGCGGGCACGGCGCGGGCAGGTAGCCGGCGACTACCGCGTGGTCAGCAACGCCCTGGTGGTGCGCACGCGGCCCACCGACCAGGTGCCGCAACTGGTCAGCGCGCGCCGTGACGACGTACTGCGCCGCGTGGATGGCCAGCTCAAACTGGCTGCCCGCACCATCTACTTCGACCACAACGTGTTCCACACCGGGAACCTGGCGTTTTTTGTCTGA
- a CDS encoding acetyl-CoA C-acetyltransferase — MPEAFIYDAVRTPRGRGKPDGALHQVPPIRLATTVLNALRERLQLDTANIDDVILGVVSPVGEQGSNIARVAAIDAGYAETVAGVQVNRFCASGLEAVNMAAGQVMAGQSDLVVGGGVESMSRIPMSSAGGAWYADPQVAFHSHYVPQGISADLIASLYGYSRADVDRFAVQSQTRAAQAWEEKRFARSVTPVYAVDGVALLDHDEHRRPGTSVESLGKLPASFEKLGADYGFDAVALQRYPELERIEHVHHAGNSSGIVDGAAAVLVGSKEIGERLGLKPRARIRGFASIGSEPTIMLTGPAPATQKALKRAGMSPADIDLYEVNEAFAAVVLRFADVVGVPMDKINVNGGAIALGHPLGATGAILIATVLDELERRNLGTGLVTLCIGAGMGTATIIERL, encoded by the coding sequence ATGCCGGAAGCCTTTATCTACGACGCCGTGCGCACGCCGCGCGGGCGCGGCAAACCCGACGGTGCGCTGCACCAGGTGCCGCCGATCCGCCTCGCCACCACGGTGCTGAACGCCCTGCGCGAGCGCCTGCAGCTGGACACCGCCAACATCGACGACGTGATCCTGGGCGTGGTCAGCCCGGTCGGCGAGCAGGGCTCGAACATCGCCCGCGTGGCGGCCATCGACGCCGGCTATGCCGAAACGGTGGCCGGCGTGCAGGTCAACCGCTTCTGCGCCTCCGGTCTGGAAGCGGTCAACATGGCTGCCGGGCAGGTCATGGCCGGCCAGTCGGACCTGGTAGTCGGCGGCGGCGTGGAATCCATGTCGCGCATCCCGATGTCGTCGGCCGGCGGTGCCTGGTATGCCGACCCGCAGGTGGCCTTCCACAGCCATTATGTGCCGCAGGGCATCTCGGCCGACCTGATCGCCAGCCTCTACGGCTACTCGCGCGCCGACGTGGACCGCTTTGCCGTGCAGTCGCAGACGCGCGCCGCGCAGGCCTGGGAAGAAAAGCGCTTCGCCCGCTCGGTGACGCCGGTGTACGCGGTCGATGGCGTGGCGCTGCTGGATCACGACGAACACCGGCGGCCGGGCACCAGCGTGGAGAGCCTGGGCAAGCTGCCGGCCTCGTTCGAGAAACTCGGCGCCGATTACGGCTTCGACGCGGTAGCGCTGCAGCGCTATCCGGAACTCGAACGTATCGAGCACGTACACCACGCCGGCAACTCGTCCGGCATCGTCGACGGCGCCGCGGCGGTGCTGGTCGGCAGCAAGGAAATCGGCGAGCGCCTTGGCCTGAAGCCGCGCGCGCGCATCCGGGGCTTCGCCTCCATCGGCAGCGAGCCGACCATCATGCTGACCGGCCCGGCGCCGGCCACGCAAAAGGCGCTCAAGCGCGCCGGCATGAGCCCGGCCGACATCGACCTGTACGAGGTCAACGAGGCCTTCGCGGCGGTGGTGCTGCGCTTCGCCGACGTGGTTGGCGTGCCGATGGACAAGATCAACGTCAACGGCGGCGCCATTGCGCTGGGCCACCCGCTGGGCGCCACCGGCGCCATCCTGATCGCCACCGTGCTCGACGAACTCGAACGGCGCAATCTGGGCACGGGTCTGGTGACGCTGTGCATCGGTGCCGGCATGGGCACCGCCACCATCATCGAACGGCTGTAA
- the folE gene encoding GTP cyclohydrolase I translates to MNQPESPSAAAAQSVSDRIRQRLERARVRFHANDNIAAFIEPGELQLLQAEVEDKLAQVLHSLVIDTDSDHNTRETARRVAKMYLNEVFSGRYRAAPDVTEFPNVERLNELMIVGPITIRSACSHHLCPIIGKVWIGIMPNEHSNLIGLSKYVRLADWVMSRPQIQEEAVTRLADLLQERMQPDGLAIVMEADHFCMQWRGVKDTDSQMINSVMRGVFLTDASLRREFLALLRRNGS, encoded by the coding sequence ATGAATCAGCCAGAGTCACCTTCCGCCGCGGCCGCGCAGTCGGTTTCGGACCGCATCCGCCAACGCCTGGAACGCGCTCGGGTGCGTTTTCACGCCAACGACAACATCGCCGCCTTCATCGAGCCGGGCGAGTTGCAGCTGCTGCAGGCCGAGGTCGAGGACAAGCTGGCGCAGGTGCTGCACAGCCTGGTGATCGACACCGACAGCGACCACAACACGCGCGAGACTGCCCGCCGGGTGGCCAAGATGTACCTGAATGAGGTCTTCAGCGGCCGCTACCGCGCGGCGCCGGATGTGACCGAGTTCCCGAACGTTGAGCGCCTGAACGAGCTGATGATCGTCGGGCCGATCACCATCCGCAGCGCCTGCTCGCATCATCTTTGCCCGATCATCGGCAAAGTGTGGATCGGCATCATGCCGAACGAACACTCCAATCTGATCGGCCTGTCCAAGTACGTGCGCCTGGCCGACTGGGTAATGAGCCGCCCGCAAATCCAGGAAGAGGCCGTCACGCGCCTGGCCGACCTGCTGCAGGAGCGCATGCAGCCGGACGGCCTGGCCATCGTCATGGAGGCGGATCATTTCTGCATGCAGTGGCGCGGCGTCAAGGACACGGATTCACAGATGATCAACAGCGTCATGCGCGGGGTATTCCTGACCGACGCCAGCCTGCGGCGCGAGTTCCTGGCCCTGCTGCGCCGCAACGGGTCCTGA
- a CDS encoding aromatic ring-hydroxylating oxygenase subunit alpha — protein sequence MANSGLDLAALVDEQRGLVSMKAYADQDVFRIEQERVFGRAWLYVGHESEVPRNGDYVTRQMSQDPVILVRDNHGKLRVFLNMCPHRGALILRSEAGNAPSYVCPYHGWTYENTGRLLATCHAAGLYEGLDTQHKQRLVEARVDSYAGLVFATFNEALGSLGDYLGDARWYLDLYHARTPGGMVVLGPPHKWVVNGNWKLGAANFGADGPHATKVHGPISRLSFGDFEGAQEALFQALEHGPAIVMGNGHNGTTSLSPEPIPEFLGRPPECVSLYHQALSPGQVKIVARNFAGVQTIFPNFSSVEGPGRTDLAQPPACFLNIRVWQPIAPDRTEIWGWFLAEKEASEEWKAMTMRSGLRTFSFAGTFDQDDAEVWASIGCATRGAVAQREAASFEMVQHYRGQLVTDYPGPGKVYPTIWSEVGEFEILRHWYRLMNTA from the coding sequence ATGGCAAACAGCGGACTCGATCTGGCGGCGCTGGTCGACGAACAGCGCGGCCTGGTCAGCATGAAGGCCTACGCCGACCAGGACGTGTTCCGCATCGAGCAGGAGCGCGTTTTCGGTCGCGCCTGGCTGTACGTGGGGCACGAATCGGAAGTGCCGCGCAACGGCGACTACGTGACGCGCCAGATGAGCCAGGACCCGGTCATCCTGGTGCGCGACAACCACGGCAAGCTGCGCGTGTTCCTGAACATGTGCCCGCACCGGGGCGCGCTGATCCTGCGCAGCGAGGCCGGCAACGCGCCCAGTTACGTGTGCCCGTACCACGGCTGGACCTACGAGAACACCGGTCGGCTGCTGGCCACCTGCCACGCGGCGGGGCTCTACGAGGGCCTGGACACGCAGCACAAGCAGCGCCTGGTCGAGGCACGCGTGGACAGCTACGCCGGGCTGGTATTCGCCACCTTCAACGAGGCGCTGGGCAGCCTGGGCGACTACTTGGGCGACGCGCGCTGGTACCTGGACCTGTACCACGCGCGCACGCCGGGCGGCATGGTGGTGCTCGGCCCGCCGCACAAGTGGGTGGTCAACGGCAACTGGAAACTGGGCGCCGCCAATTTCGGCGCCGATGGGCCGCACGCCACCAAGGTGCACGGGCCGATCTCACGCCTGTCCTTCGGCGACTTCGAAGGCGCGCAGGAGGCCCTGTTCCAGGCGCTCGAACACGGCCCGGCCATCGTCATGGGCAACGGTCATAACGGCACCACCTCGCTGTCGCCGGAGCCGATTCCGGAATTCCTGGGCCGCCCGCCCGAGTGCGTGTCGCTGTACCACCAGGCGCTGTCGCCGGGGCAGGTGAAAATCGTGGCGCGCAATTTTGCCGGGGTGCAGACCATCTTCCCGAATTTCTCGTCCGTGGAAGGCCCCGGCCGCACCGATCTTGCCCAGCCGCCAGCCTGCTTTCTGAACATCCGCGTCTGGCAGCCGATCGCGCCCGACCGCACCGAAATCTGGGGCTGGTTCCTGGCCGAGAAAGAGGCCAGCGAGGAATGGAAGGCCATGACCATGCGCTCCGGCCTGCGCACGTTCAGTTTCGCCGGCACCTTCGACCAGGACGACGCCGAGGTGTGGGCGTCCATCGGCTGCGCCACGCGTGGCGCCGTGGCCCAGCGCGAGGCGGCCAGCTTCGAGATGGTCCAGCACTACCGGGGCCAGCTGGTCACGGACTATCCGGGGCCGGGCAAGGTCTACCCCACCATCTGGTCGGAGGTCGGGGAGTTCGAAATCCTGCGGCACTGGTACCGCCTGATGAACACCGCCTGA
- the arfB gene encoding alternative ribosome rescue aminoacyl-tRNA hydrolase ArfB codes for MDLTPDPRDLEFQFIRASGPGGQNVNKVSSAVQLRFNTRGFTELPDAVRERLTRLAGRRLTADGVLILEAQRFRTQERNRADALARLAALLDAAATAPKPRRSTKPSRAQRERRLESKQHQGAAKLRRRRPDLNE; via the coding sequence ATGGACCTCACGCCCGATCCGCGCGACCTCGAATTCCAGTTCATCCGCGCCAGCGGTCCCGGCGGGCAGAACGTGAACAAGGTGTCCAGCGCCGTGCAGCTGCGCTTCAACACGCGCGGCTTTACCGAGCTGCCGGATGCCGTGCGCGAGCGCCTGACGCGCCTGGCCGGGCGGCGGCTGACGGCCGACGGGGTGCTGATTCTCGAAGCCCAGCGCTTTCGCACCCAGGAGCGCAACCGCGCCGATGCGTTGGCGCGCCTGGCTGCGCTGCTGGATGCGGCTGCGACTGCGCCCAAGCCGCGGCGCTCGACGAAGCCGTCGCGCGCCCAGCGCGAGCGACGCCTGGAAAGCAAGCAGCACCAGGGCGCCGCCAAGTTGCGACGCCGCCGGCCTGACCTTAACGAGTGA
- a CDS encoding 3-hydroxyacyl-CoA dehydrogenase NAD-binding domain-containing protein, translating into MIDYRVDGDGIAVVTWNVPGSPVNTLNDAATTAYVAAVDKALADPAVKGIVVTSAKSDFIAGADINDFLADRSVAGLEAGSRAINRVFRRLETAGKPMVAAINGTALGGGLELALACHYRIAADSPKTRIGLPEVTLGILPGAGGTQRLPRLIGVRAAVPLLVEGTRLPVADALKLGILHAVVPAAELLHKAKAWILAGGKAEQPWDRKGFRVPGGNPGDPGVQEFLSVVIAKVHERTAGNYPAPINILSCVYEGMSSPIEVGTDIESRYFGVTAATVQAENLIRSGFLALNDARKLKRRPAGVPKAEFRKVGVLGAGLMGSGIAYACAKAGLDTVLLDREPAMAERGKVHSDKLLTREVERGKLDAAGREATLARITPTVDYAALTGCDIVIEAVFEQRDIKAEATHRTAEATGPDILFASNTSTLPISGLAEHWPRPDNFIGLHFFSPVHRMALVEVIRGRQTSETCLAQALDFVARIGKTPVVVNDSRGFFTSRVFATYFEEGMALLAEGVNPALIENAGRQTGMPLGPLAVADEVALDLVHKIIVQTRADLGPSYTPPVSAPVIELFVEKLGRVGKKAGKGFYDYADGQRRLWPGLAEHFPRAARQPDVGSVKRRLLHIQSVEAARCLAEGVVESTTDADVASLLGWGFPAWAGGVLSYVDTIGVDRFVAECEALAASVGPRYAPPDILKRLVGTGTQLRAAGR; encoded by the coding sequence ATGATCGACTACCGCGTGGACGGCGACGGCATCGCCGTCGTCACCTGGAACGTTCCCGGCTCGCCGGTGAATACCCTCAACGATGCCGCGACGACTGCCTACGTGGCGGCCGTGGACAAGGCGCTGGCCGATCCGGCCGTCAAGGGCATCGTCGTCACCAGCGCCAAGAGCGACTTCATCGCCGGCGCCGACATCAATGACTTCCTGGCCGACCGCAGCGTGGCGGGACTCGAAGCCGGCAGCCGCGCCATCAACCGCGTGTTTCGGCGCCTGGAGACGGCCGGCAAGCCGATGGTCGCGGCCATCAACGGCACGGCGCTGGGCGGCGGCCTGGAACTGGCGCTGGCCTGCCACTACCGCATCGCCGCCGACAGCCCTAAAACCCGCATCGGCCTGCCGGAAGTCACGCTGGGCATATTGCCGGGTGCCGGTGGCACGCAGCGCCTGCCGCGGCTGATCGGCGTGCGCGCGGCGGTGCCGCTGCTGGTGGAAGGCACGCGCCTGCCGGTGGCCGATGCGCTCAAGCTGGGCATCCTCCATGCCGTGGTGCCGGCCGCTGAGTTGCTGCACAAGGCCAAGGCCTGGATTCTGGCCGGCGGCAAGGCCGAACAGCCCTGGGATCGCAAGGGCTTTCGGGTGCCCGGCGGCAACCCCGGCGATCCGGGCGTGCAGGAATTCCTGTCGGTGGTCATCGCCAAGGTGCACGAGCGCACCGCCGGCAACTACCCGGCGCCGATCAACATCCTGTCGTGCGTATACGAGGGCATGTCCTCGCCGATCGAAGTCGGCACCGACATCGAGAGCCGCTACTTCGGCGTGACGGCCGCGACGGTGCAGGCGGAAAACCTGATCCGCAGCGGCTTCCTGGCCCTGAACGACGCCCGCAAGCTCAAGCGCCGTCCGGCCGGCGTGCCCAAGGCCGAATTCCGCAAGGTCGGCGTGCTGGGCGCCGGCCTGATGGGCAGCGGCATCGCCTACGCCTGTGCCAAGGCGGGCCTGGACACCGTGCTGCTGGACCGCGAACCGGCAATGGCCGAGCGCGGCAAGGTGCACAGCGACAAGCTGCTGACGCGCGAGGTCGAGCGCGGCAAGCTGGATGCCGCCGGCCGTGAGGCGACGCTGGCCCGCATCACGCCGACTGTCGATTACGCGGCGCTGACTGGCTGTGACATCGTCATCGAGGCGGTGTTCGAACAGCGCGACATCAAGGCCGAGGCCACGCACCGCACCGCCGAGGCGACCGGCCCCGACATCCTGTTCGCGTCCAATACATCCACGCTGCCGATCTCCGGGCTGGCCGAGCACTGGCCGCGGCCGGACAACTTCATCGGCCTGCATTTCTTCTCGCCGGTGCACCGCATGGCGCTGGTCGAGGTCATCCGTGGCCGGCAGACCTCCGAAACCTGCCTGGCGCAGGCGCTCGATTTCGTGGCGCGCATCGGCAAGACGCCGGTGGTGGTCAACGACAGCCGCGGCTTTTTCACCAGCCGGGTGTTTGCGACCTATTTCGAGGAAGGCATGGCCCTGCTGGCCGAGGGCGTGAACCCGGCACTGATCGAAAACGCCGGCCGCCAGACCGGCATGCCGCTCGGTCCGCTGGCGGTGGCCGACGAGGTGGCGCTGGACCTGGTGCACAAGATCATCGTGCAGACGCGCGCCGATCTTGGGCCGAGCTACACGCCGCCGGTGTCGGCGCCGGTGATCGAGTTGTTCGTGGAAAAACTCGGCCGGGTCGGCAAGAAGGCCGGCAAGGGCTTTTACGACTATGCGGACGGTCAGCGGCGCCTGTGGCCGGGTCTGGCCGAGCATTTCCCGCGCGCCGCCCGGCAGCCGGACGTGGGCAGCGTGAAGCGGCGCCTGCTGCACATCCAGTCCGTGGAGGCCGCGCGCTGTCTGGCCGAAGGCGTAGTGGAGAGCACGACCGACGCCGACGTGGCGTCGCTGCTGGGCTGGGGTTTCCCGGCCTGGGCCGGCGGCGTGCTGTCGTACGTGGACACGATCGGCGTGGACCGCTTCGTGGCCGAGTGCGAGGCGCTGGCGGCCAGCGTCGGGCCGCGTTACGCACCGCCGGACATTCTCAAGCGCCTGGTCGGAACCGGCACGCAGCTGCGCGCCGCCGGCCGCTGA